A single region of the Enterococcus mundtii genome encodes:
- a CDS encoding lysylphosphatidylglycerol synthase transmembrane domain-containing protein: MSTKGTKIKIIINLLLLTIILAIIYYLINQSFADIFKELLSTSVQVLLAMFFFGTLYQIVEGRSIKEIAKPFSKSFSTSDGFWTSCYIAFYRIVSFGTGTLISEIYFYNKKGMKFSQGAGVTALHMIMYKLAVITYAVIGLIVQFSLFYEKAPNMIWVIIAGIILTALIILFLVTVSVSLNLQVFFVKVSNRLFKTERLRHWVDTCNSQIYSLRETVQTIIQDRTALIRIYCWNLLKLLCWYVMPYLFLVENHPHLDFLLTFSFISFAVVLSGVLPTPAGIGSFEFVYLLLFRPVVGTVDAVSSLLLYRFGSFILPFIYGFFYVIAERRNILRQEIHEVKAEKKRTKGKI, from the coding sequence ATGTCTACTAAAGGAACAAAAATCAAAATCATCATTAATTTATTATTATTGACTATTATTCTCGCTATTATTTATTATTTGATCAATCAATCTTTTGCGGATATTTTTAAGGAGTTGCTTTCAACAAGTGTCCAAGTGCTTCTGGCGATGTTTTTTTTCGGTACACTTTATCAAATTGTAGAAGGTCGCTCAATCAAAGAGATCGCTAAGCCGTTTTCCAAATCCTTCAGTACAAGTGATGGATTCTGGACGTCTTGTTATATTGCCTTTTATCGGATTGTCTCATTTGGAACGGGTACACTGATCTCAGAAATTTATTTTTACAATAAAAAAGGGATGAAGTTTTCTCAAGGAGCAGGAGTCACTGCCCTGCATATGATCATGTATAAATTAGCGGTGATCACTTATGCAGTCATTGGCTTGATTGTTCAATTTTCTTTGTTCTACGAAAAGGCACCAAATATGATTTGGGTTATCATTGCTGGTATCATTTTGACGGCTTTGATCATTTTATTTCTTGTGACCGTCTCCGTCAGTTTGAATCTTCAAGTTTTTTTCGTCAAAGTGTCCAATCGTTTATTCAAAACTGAACGTTTACGTCACTGGGTCGATACGTGCAACAGCCAGATCTATTCACTGAGAGAAACGGTGCAAACGATCATCCAGGACCGCACCGCATTGATCAGGATCTATTGTTGGAACCTGCTAAAACTACTCTGTTGGTATGTGATGCCTTATCTGTTTTTAGTAGAAAATCATCCACATCTTGATTTTCTTTTGACATTTTCATTTATCAGCTTTGCAGTGGTTTTATCAGGAGTCTTACCAACACCCGCAGGCATTGGCTCGTTTGAATTTGTTTATCTATTGCTCTTTCGACCTGTTGTTGGAACGGTAGATGCTGTTTCTTCCTTATTGCTTTATCGATTTGGCTCGTTCATCTTGCCATTCATTTATGGCTTTTTCTATGTGATTGCAGAAAGACGGAATATCTTACGTCAAGAGATCCATGAAGTAAAGGCAGAAAAAAAGCGTACAAAGGGGAAAATTTAA
- a CDS encoding DUF1294 domain-containing protein, producing the protein MEVLMHNPLWFYLFIVNVYLFGLMGYDKRQAKKGAWRVPESNLLFVSLLGGGLGGLFAQRIFRHKTKKKKFTIVFMLGIMIDLVLIYFFH; encoded by the coding sequence ATGGAAGTATTGATGCATAATCCCTTATGGTTTTATTTATTCATTGTGAATGTTTATCTATTTGGCTTGATGGGTTATGATAAACGTCAGGCAAAAAAAGGCGCTTGGCGTGTACCAGAAAGTAATTTGTTGTTTGTTAGCTTGTTAGGCGGTGGTTTGGGCGGTTTGTTCGCACAACGCATATTTCGTCACAAAACTAAAAAAAAGAAGTTCACGATCGTTTTCATGTTAGGAATCATGATTGATCTCGTCTTGATCTATTTTTTCCATTAA